One Nocardia huaxiensis genomic window, CAGCACCTCGGCGGCATCACCGAATTCCAGTGCGGCGCGGATCAATCGGAGCGGAATCTCCATGGACTCGGCCCGTCCGGTGACCACCGACTGCATGCCCGCCGACAGCTCGCGCTCGAGATCGGCGAGGGTGACCGCGCTGGTGCTGGCCAGCAGGGTGGCGCCGGTGTCGTACGGGTCCACCAGCGGCACCGGCAGCGCCGTGATGAGCGCGGCCGGATCGTCCGGCACCGCGTCGCCGACGCCGAAGGTCCTGCGCGGCGGGCCGAATCGCGTGGACTGTCCCGGATGCGGCCGTGACTCCTGCACCGACAGCACCTCGCGCAGCACCCCGGTCAGCTGATCGGCCAGCTCCGCCATGGAGGAGAATCGGGCCTCCGGGTCGGGATGGGTGGCGCGCACCAGCAGCCGGTGCAGCGAATCGTGCCGGGCCAGCAGCGGTTCGGTGTCCGGGCCGGGCAGCTTGCCGAGCCGGCCGTCTTCGGCGGGCACCCGCATCATGAGCACGGCCAGGGTGCGGCCGACGGTGTACACCTCCGAGGCGACGGTCGGCCCGGTCTCGGCGATCTCGGGCGCCTGATAGCCGGGCGTGCCGAACACATCGCTCTTCTGATCGGCCATGGAGATGACCGCGCCCAGGTCGATGAGCTTGAGCTGCTCCTCGGTCTGCATCACGTTGTCGGGCTTGAAATCACAGAACGCGAGCCCGCGGGAGTGCAGATAGCCCAGGGCCGGAAGCATTTCCAGGATGTAGGCGATGGCCTGCTCCGGTGGCAGGTACGTGCCCTCCGCGTCCCGGTGCCGGCGCAGCAGCTGTTTGAGCGAGGTGCCGCCGACGTACTCCATGACGATGTAGCCGACCGGAACGCCGTCCGCCCCAGGGTGTTCGGTGAAATTGTGGATGCGGACGATATTCGGGTGATCGACCAGCGACAGGAAGCGGCGCTCGGCCACCGCCGCCTGGATGGCGCTGGTGTCGCCCTCGTTCAGCAGGCCCTTGAGCACCACCGGCTTGTCTTCCAGTTTGTGGTCGACGGCCAGGTACAGCCAGCCCAGCCCGCCGTGCGCCAGCGGCCCGAGCACCTCGTACTGCCCGCCCAGCAGATCGCCCGCCCGCAGTTTGGGGGTGAAGGAATAGCGCGTCCCGCAATGCACGCAGTAGCCCTCGGGGCGGCCGGGCTGCCCGTCGCGCCCGCGCCCGACCGGCCGGCCGCACTTGCTGTTGCCGCAGTACCGTTGGTGTTCAGGAACTTTCGGATCCTTCAGCACCGCTTCGGAGGGATCGATGCGGGGGATGCGCGGCATGTTCACCATGCCCGCGCCCAGCCGCCCGCGGGTGGAACCCGACGGCGTGGAACTGCCGGTGCGCACCGACCGCGACGACGAGCGCGCCGAGGCGCTGCCGTGCGACACCGCCGACACCTTCGACGGCGCCTGCGTCACCGGCTGCGGCCCGGCGGGGGTTCCGCACAGCGTGCACCGCCCGTCGATGATGGCCCCGGTGCAGCCGGGCTGCGGGCACACGATCGGCGTCGCCACGGTCGGTCCGGGCGGGAAGCCGCAGATATCGCAGTACCCGTCCTCGGCGATGGTCCCCGGGCAGCCCGGGGTCGCGGTGCACTTCATGGTCGCCTTCCCGACTTCTGCGCGATGAGCTGCCGATAATCTGTGATGGCCCGGGTGACGGCCGCGAGATCGCAGGGCGTGCGCGACAGCAGCCCGGCGGCGATTCGCCAGGCGGCCAGCACATCCCGGTCCTCGGCGACCCCGAGCCGCGCGGCCTTGGCGCGGTAGGCCGACAGCCGGCCGCGCAGCTCACCGCGCCGGTCGAGCAGCCCCTGGGCGAGTTCTTCGGAGTGCGCGGCGGCGGTCTGGGCGGCATCGAGGCGGCGGCGCAGATCCCACAGCGCGGCCGGAGCGGGCGGATTCGCTTCCAGCGCGGTCAGTTCGGCGCTGAAGGCGGTGCTGTCGTCGAGCCGCTGCGGCAGCGCGCCCGCCAGGATGGTGCGTTCCACCTCGATTCGCGCGCGGTGCGCCCGCTCATGGGTTTTGCGCAGGTTGTCCACCCGGTGCCGCAGCCCGGAGGTGGCCCGGTCCCAATCCGCTGCCATGGCGGCCAATTCCGCGAGCAGGGTCGCGGCCGATCGCATGCGCGTGGCCAGTTCACCGGCCCGCAGGTCGATCTCGGCCGGGGTCAGCGACAGCGGATCCACGGCCGCATGGGTCGTGAGCGCGGCGATGTCCTCGGCGAGCGAACGCAATTCGGGATGCGTCGGCCCCGCGCGCTCGATCTCGGTTTGCAGCGGCGACAGCGCCGACATGACCCGGCTGTTCACCGCCTCCACCGCGTCGAGCAGTTCGGTGATGGTCGGGAAGACCGCCTGCATGCGCGCCACCGTGTCGGCCAGCCCCACCCGCACCACCTGTTCCCGCGGCCCGGTGAGGCTGCGCTGCGCGAGCGGAATCGTAGTGCGCGCCACCTCGAGTGGCTGTCCGCGCAGCAGCCGGGTGAGCTCCTCGCGGTCGAGGGCGTCCAGCCGCCAGCGGGTGCGGGCCGCGCGCGCCTGCTCCAGGATGGTGCGCAGCCGGCCGAGGTCCTCCCACATCAGATCGAGTGACTCCTGCACCGGCGCCCAGCGTTGCGCGGTCACCCCGGTGGGCTGGTAGCGGCGCAGCAGCAGAAGCCCCGGATGCTTGTCCAGCTCGACCAGGGTCGAACCGATCGCGTCGATTTCGTGCTGCCGCGCGCCGAGTTCGCGATCGATCTCGGCGACGGTGAGAACAGGCCCCGAATTCCCGTGCACGGCGGCTCAATCCGAATACTTCGGGGTGGGGGGACCGGCGGGGCCGAGAATGCTCAGCCGGGCGTTGTAGAGCCGCTGCCAGGTGCCGTCGGTGCGAATGCGCTCCAGCACGCCGTTGACGAAGCGCACCAGATCGGTGTGCTGTTTGGGCACGCCGACCGAGTAGTCGTCCGGGGCCATATCGCCGCCGACGATCTCGAGATTCGGGTCCTGGGCGATGAGCCCGGCCAGGATCGGAGTGTCGGTGCTGACCGCGTCCACCTCGCCCTGCTGGAGCAGGGTGAGGCAGTCCAGCCAGTTGGGCATTGCGATGATGGTGGGCGGGTTCGGCAGGGCCAGCAGCGTGTCCAGGGTGGTGGTGCGCGGCAGTTCGCACACCGTCCGGCCGCCCAGGTCGTCCGCGGACCGGATGCCGGAACCCTTCACCGCCAGAATGCGCTGTGTCGCAGCGAAATAGGTGGTGGAGAAGGCGATCTGGGTGGCGCGCTCGCAGGTGGCCGACAGCGTCTGCACCACCAGATCGACCTCACCGTTCGTCAGCGCCGGAATGCGTTGCGCGGATTCGATGGGATGCAGTTCCACCTTGGTCGGATCACCGAACAGGTCGCGGGCGATCTCGTAGGCGATATCGATGTCGAAGCCCTCGATCTGGCCCGTCGCCGGATTGCGATAGCCCATCGGATACAGGTTCTGGTCCACGCCGATGCGGACCTTGCCATTGGCCACGATGCGCGCCATGGTCGATCCGGCCGGCATATTGCCCGGCGCGGGCTGCGCACCCGGCCGCAGACTGGCCGTCGCATTGCAGGTGTCGGGGCCGCGCTGCGGCGGATTGGTGGTGATGAGCGTGGCGCCCGGCGGCAATCCGTCGCCGGGCGGCAGGGTCAGTGGCGGATCGGGGTCGGGGGCCGAACCGCAGGCCACGAGGACGGTCGCCGCCAGCACGGTGGCCAGCAGCGCGGCGGTCGCGCTGAGCAGCAGCCGGATTCGCGTGTTCACAGGAACTCCTTGAGCCGCGGCCACAATCCGGCGCCGACCGCGCCCGCGGCGGCGAACAGCAGGACCAGCGTGCCGAAGGGGCTGAGGATGAGGGCGTCGCCGCCGGCGTCCACGCCGTCGCGCAGCAGGGTGCGCTCGTCCTCGAATTCGGCGGCCAGCGCGTCGTCGAGGCCGGCGAAGGCGGTGGCGGAGGTGCCCGCGCCGGTGCCGATCGACTGCGCCACCGCGGCGCGATAGTCGTTGCCGCGGTAGGCGGTCACCTGGGTCCGGTGGCCATCGGTCCAGTTCGTGATGGCCTGCGCCGCCGGTGAATCCGATCCGATCACGCTCTTCAGTGTGTCGCGTAGCTCGGTCGTGCGGTCGCCGAACCGGGTATCGCTTTCGTCGATATTGCTGCGGGTGATGAGTTGCAGCGTCTCCTCGGTGCGGGCCTGCTGGGCCAGAATGCGGGACTGGGCCAGCGCTTCGAAGCGCGCGGTGGCCCCGTCGCGGCCGGTGTCGATGGCGGTGGTGGCGGCGAGGGTGGCGCCC contains:
- a CDS encoding glutamate ABC transporter substrate-binding protein produces the protein MNTRIRLLLSATAALLATVLAATVLVACGSAPDPDPPLTLPPGDGLPPGATLITTNPPQRGPDTCNATASLRPGAQPAPGNMPAGSTMARIVANGKVRIGVDQNLYPMGYRNPATGQIEGFDIDIAYEIARDLFGDPTKVELHPIESAQRIPALTNGEVDLVVQTLSATCERATQIAFSTTYFAATQRILAVKGSGIRSADDLGGRTVCELPRTTTLDTLLALPNPPTIIAMPNWLDCLTLLQQGEVDAVSTDTPILAGLIAQDPNLEIVGGDMAPDDYSVGVPKQHTDLVRFVNGVLERIRTDGTWQRLYNARLSILGPAGPPTPKYSD
- a CDS encoding tetratricopeptide repeat protein → MPRIPRIDPSEAVLKDPKVPEHQRYCGNSKCGRPVGRGRDGQPGRPEGYCVHCGTRYSFTPKLRAGDLLGGQYEVLGPLAHGGLGWLYLAVDHKLEDKPVVLKGLLNEGDTSAIQAAVAERRFLSLVDHPNIVRIHNFTEHPGADGVPVGYIVMEYVGGTSLKQLLRRHRDAEGTYLPPEQAIAYILEMLPALGYLHSRGLAFCDFKPDNVMQTEEQLKLIDLGAVISMADQKSDVFGTPGYQAPEIAETGPTVASEVYTVGRTLAVLMMRVPAEDGRLGKLPGPDTEPLLARHDSLHRLLVRATHPDPEARFSSMAELADQLTGVLREVLSVQESRPHPGQSTRFGPPRRTFGVGDAVPDDPAALITALPVPLVDPYDTGATLLASTSAVTLADLERELSAGMQSVVTGRAESMEIPLRLIRAALEFGDAAEVLRRLDAADADELLAGDWRLTWYRGQARLLERDWPAAAAEFDTLYTALPGEPAPKLALAVTAELMACHADGTDPEPARQEAARYYEMVWRTDRSFTSAAFGAARLRRAAADRKGAVAILDQVDPASAVYTEAGVAAVDTLLAVERQGELTEPLLRDAGTRIAALTIDSKRRAAQARLRVLDAALQWLRLGRVPVEHAPLLDVPLDQDGVRTGLERCYRDLARETDDIWERIALVEQANAVRPRTTL